The genomic stretch ATATCCGTTGGCTACTACACAAACGGTAGTATTCTTTGACTTAGGTCATGCAGAGAACATTACATTCACTGAGATAACTGTTAAAAACGGTCAAGTTGGACATTACTTCCAAGTTTCTTCATGTAAAAACATACGTTTCAGAAGATGTGTGCTAGGAGATGTAAATTACACTGATACTTCATCAGCCAATTTTGAGTTGATTCAAATAGAAGTAGCGACAGCTAGTTCGTTCCCAAGTTTCGGATCATACGATTTGACTATTTCTAGAGATATTTATATTGAAGATTGTGTCTTTAAAAATGTCATACGTGCAGTTGGTACGCATTCAGATGCTCAGTATGGGACAGCTGATACAATCTTTTGTGAAAATATAAATATTACTAATAACGTTTTCGATACATCATACGATAACATGTTGAATTTAACCGGTGAAAAATATGCCACAGTTGAGAACAACATTATTATGAATGCGGGTAGTTATGGAATAAGTCTTTATAAAACGGAAGATAGCTCTATTAAAGGAAATACAATATTAAATGCACAAAAATCAGGGCTGTTATTAGATACATCACATAATAATAAATTCAGCAAAAACATTTATAAAGAAGTCGGAATATCCACTTCAGCAAACTATGCAGCAAATAGAATAATTTCATCCAATAATAACACATTTGATGATGATACAATCACAGCTATTACACCTAAATATAACAACGCTTGGTATTCTAGTGGAAGCAGCATAGGAAATAAAATTGTATCGCATAACTATAAAAAAGGAACAACATCTGTAATAAGTGGTAGTGATACAACAGAGATTGACAATATCAAAATAGGAGCAGGCCAAACTGTACTATTTGATGGAGACTTAGCAACTAATGGAGCAAGCGCTACACTATCACAAGATATCAAAAACTTTAATTTCCTAATTGTTATGGCTAATGATAATTCTAGTGCAACAGCTTCAATGGTTTCAACTACAGTACCTAAAGTAGCAATTATTACAGGAACTACAAGTCGTTTTAGAATAGTTTGTGATGACAGTGCTGCAGCTGACCGTATCGATTTCAGTTTCCCTACAACTACTAGTATTCAAGCAGATACAGTTTCTGGTACTAGTCATATTAGAAAAGTAATTGGAATTATTTAATACCAAGAGGTGAGTAGTTATGATAAAAATTTTAAATAAATCCTTAAAAACGATTGCTCGACTTGAAAATGCATACGGTATTAGTTATGAGAAGACGTTTAACCAATTATGGACAGCAGATTTTACTTTACCTTTCGATGATCCAAAACGGAAACATTGTGAATCGTTAAATTATGTTGAGGTTGAAAATGATGGCAAGTATATTGGTTTATTTAGAATAATTCCTTCTCTGACACAAAAAAATGAATCAAATAACAGTATTACTTATCAAATGGAACATGTTTTAGCGACACTATTAGACGATGTATTATTTCAATACAATCAACTGAGTGGATATACAACTAAACAAGCATTAGTTCAACTTATAAATAATCAAACAACTAAGCATTGGCAAATAGGTCAAGTCGACTTTGCTAGAGGTTTTGATTATTCATGGGAGAATGAGAATTTATTATCTGCTATATTTTCAATACCTACACCCTTCGATGTGCCTTATCAATGGACATGGGATACAACTTATTGTCCTTGGACATTAAATTTAGTTGAGCCTGAATCGACTGTAACTTGTGAAATAAGACAAGGAAAGAACTTAAGAGGTATTGAGATTGAAGAAGATCCAACGGTCATATTTAATCGAATTTATGGCCTTGGTAATGGTGAAGGTGTAAACCAACTTACATTCCAAAAAATAAACAATGGTTTGCCATATGTTCAAGATTCAGCTTCAATTGCTAAGTATGGTTTAAGATCATATATTTTTGTAGATAAGAGATTTGAAGATGCTGAATCATTGTTAGCTACATGCAATGGCTTACTTGAATCCTGGAAACTTCCTAAGTTAACTATTCGTGGTTCTGCAGCAGATATTTCTAAAATTACAGGTAGTCGTATTGATCAACTAAATATGGGGAAAATTGTACGTTTAATTCACTCTGATTTAGGAGTTATTGAACAAAGGATACTAAAAGAATCTAAGAGTGATATGACAGGTAATCCTGGTGATGTCCAACTAGAAATTGCTAATTTAACAGATGATATATCAACAAGTACTACAGATTTGGAAAGAAGACAACAAATCAATGAATTATACTCACAAGGCGCTACAAACATCGATTCTCATAACTATACGGATAATTGCGACCAAGACAATCCAGCAGTTATCCGTTTTTATTTGCCTGACGATTTAGTAAATGTAAATGAACTGAAATTGTATTATGAGACTGATAACTTTAGAACGTATGGGAAAGCCACAAAAGGTGGAGGAGGTACTACACAAACTAGTTCTTCAGGCGGAGGAACAAGTACGACAACTTCTTCAGGTGGCGGTACTACAGCAACGACTAGTGCAAAAACTTTTGTCCAATTAAATGTAATATCTGGTGTTCCGCAAAACGCAGTTGGGACTGCGAACTATGGGAACCATTTACATGAGGTTCAGATTCCAGGAAGTCCTTTTACACATGATCATAGTGTTACAATTCCTAATCATAGCCATTCGGTTACAATACCTAACCACTCACATGAATTGACCATTCCTAATCATACTCACGATATTCAACATGGCATATATAAACTTCCTGATTTACCTACCAATGTTGATGTTAAAGTTGACGGTAATACATTGCCAAATAAAGATATAAGTGGTTCGGATATTGATTTAATACCTTACCTATCTAAGGATAGTGATGGGAAAATTAATAGAGGTCAGTGGCATGAAGTTACAATTACACCGAATAATTTAGGTAGGATTAACGCTAACATTATTTCTAGATTATTTATACAGAGTAGAGTAGGAGGTACATATTAATGGAAACTATACGAGTAATAACTCATAGTGGGATTACAACTGAAATTGAAGTTGAAACCTATGATCCCGTTCTGATGAATGAAAATTTGAATAACCGTGAAATAAACACCGTATTAATCGGTGATGTTATATTTTCTCGAATCGATGTGAAGTTAATGGAACCAATCAAAGCACCTAATGAGTAGGTGTATTTTTTATGCTTAGTATTAATAAATAAATTTTAAAAATGAGAGAGCTGAAGCTCATTTTTTGAGGAGGTTAGATAGATGGAAGGAATAACTAGTATAAGTCTAGTTAGTATTGTAGGGAACTATTGGTATATTGCGATAGCGATGATTTTATTCGATATTATTACAGGATATTTAGCTGCAGCAGCAGAGAAAAAGATCAATTCCTCAGTTAATTACATAGGGATGATTCGTAAAGTAGGCTTATTTGTAACTCTTGCTTTTATGGTCTTCATGGATACCTATACAGCCTCAAAAGGCTACTTAATCAAAATTGGAGTAGGTTTAATTATGGCATACGAAGGAACAAGTATCATAGAAAACTTGTCGAGAATTGGAATTGATATCAGATTTTTAACAAAGTATTTCGATAAAAACAAAGTGAATAAGAAAGGTGAGTAGATAGATATGGTCGATGTAACAAAAACTTGTAGAGATATTAATGAATTATTACCGGCTGCACAAAAGGCAGTTAAATTATTTCTTGATGAATGTAAAAAAGCAGAACTAGACATTTTCATTACAGAAACATATCGTTCACAAGCCAGACAAGATTATCTTTATTCTTATGGTAGAACAAGAGAAGGGGAAAAAGTTACTTGGACTCGTTCAAGTAACCATACAGGTCGATTAGCATGGGATATTGCTGTCAATAAACCGAAAGATTTATATGATTCTCTTACACTTAAAAAAGCAGGTGAAATTGCTAAAGACTTAGGAATTACATGGGGAGGAACTTGGAAACAAGCTGACTTTCCGCATTTCGAAGTAAAGAAAGATTGGGTGGCACCTAAACCTTCTAAACCTGATACTTCTATTAAAGTAGAGATCATCGAAAAGGACATCGTTCCTTATCCAGGCAAACCTTTAAAATTAGGAAGTAAAGGTAAGGATGTGGAAAGGATTCAAAATGCTTTAAAAGTAAATGTGGATGGTAAATTCGGCATAGCTACCGAAAAAGCTATAAAAGCGTACCAAAAACGAAAAGGACTTACCATAGATGGACTCGTAGGTCAACAAACTTGGAGTAAATTATTTTAGTTGATAGTTATCTTGTAAGTGACATCACTTAAAATGGAATCAAATAATTGAATTAGTGTAACAAAATGGAGCTTATCATTCGGTCTTAATTGACTAAGTGGTAGGCTCCGTTTTTTTTTTGCGTTAATTGTAGAAAAATATTAAAAGGACTTATGTAGATGTTGTTTGAATAGTTATTAGGTAAAAAGGAGTATGTGATGAAAAAATTCATTGTATCAATAGCAGCAATTACAATATTAACTAGTTTATCAGGTTGCAAAACTGTAAACGATAACAAAGGAATAGCAAAGGCCAAAACAGAACAAAAAGAAACCGAATCAAGTAAATTAGCAAAACAAATTGCAAATAGGCCAATACAGAAAACACAAAAACAAATTGATGAAGAATTATTTGATCAAGCATATTATAAGATGAATAGTTCAGTAAATGAATTAGAAGTAACTGTAAAAGAATTATCAGATAAGACAAAAACAATTGATTTTAACAAAGTTAATAATGCTAATACAATTGTAATTGAAAACTATACCAGATTAGTTAAGAATATTCATAGTCAAGAGGCTGCAAAGGTTGCTCTTGAATTAAGTAATAGTCTTCAAATGATGACTAATAGTATTCAAGCCGGAAATATTCAAACAATAGAATATGCCTTAACTGATATACAATTTAATATGACTGAAATAAGAAGAATAGAGCATGAATAAGCAAATTACAAAGGGATATTAATTATTATTCCTTTTAAAAAGAGAAACCATGGGATGTTTCTCTTTTTTGGTTTAAATAATGGTATCAAACTTTTATGAAAGAATAATTCTTCTTATAATATCTTTTACTTCAGCACTATGTAATATGTCTTTAAAGGATTTTGTGCTATCAGTGTTTGCATGTTCAATTATTCTGTAATTAGAAATATCTTCGATGTTTCTAGTTTTATGTTTTCTTCTAATGTTTTTTTCATTTTGGACATCTTTAGTCTGTTCCATGCAATTCACCTCAAATGTAAGTAAGTCGTATTTTTAAATATTGAAAATAATGTTGAGGTAAAAAAAACCTTATCGCCAAATGGGACAAAGGGGTAAATATTTGTAAGATATCTCTAAAACAAAAAAATCGACTAAACAATCGAACCTGTTTTTCAACTAACGCATGTATTAGTTCAACAATATTTTTTCTTTAAAATACTTAACGATCCTTCATCTATTCCTGTTATATTTGAGATAGCATTTAATTGAATGCCTTCTTTAATTGCTTTTCTAGCTATCTTTATGTCTTGTTTAATCTCTAAAATTTCGCTTTTGAAATTAACAAAATCTAAATATTCATCTGCTAATTCACCGTTCAAAAAAAATTCAGTGTCGTAAATACCAATATGTTTATTTAAATAAAAAATATTAACAGAGTAAAAAATAAAAGCCTCTTCCATTCCAAAACGTAGTTTTAGATTTATTTCGCTTTCTTCAACAGTAATAAATTCATCATATAATTTACCGTAAAATCTATCCAAATAATCACTTCTGTCTTCTACACGCCACTTATTAAAATATTCCCAGAAGCCTTCAATCGTTTGATTTTTTGCATTATGATTAATTGCCCATTCAAGCAATGTTTTAGCGTTCATTTAATCACCTACTAATTAGAATTAACTCATGAACTTCAACTAACGCATCAGTTAGTTGCATAGCGATTAATTTTTATCTAAACAATTTTCGCAATCAAATTCTGTCCAAGAATTTAATAATTTTACTCCACAAATTTCACAATGCCTTTCGCCAGGATACCAATATCCAGTTTTATGAAATAATTCAACACTTTCCTCCCAATGGATATAGTCTTGTGAGGGTGGGGCAAGTGGTTTACCTTCTTCGTCAACTGGTCGCGAAGGTTCGTTTCCTGATATGAAACCTTTAATCCAATACTCTGTCTCAGTGGGCATCTCTTTAATTTCTTCCAATGATATATTAAAGAAAGCATCTTTTTGCGGACAGTAAGCAAATATTCTCCCTGTAAAAGTATGAGGGTTTCCAAGTATATAATGTTTACCATCACAATGTTCGTCATGTAATTCAAACCAAAGTTTTTTATCAAAATTCAACCAATCTCTCATATATGTCTCCTATTATCTAATTTTCCTGAGGTAAATATCTTACTATTCATTCAATTCTTATATTTTATCATATATTTCTTATGCAACTAAACTGCCATTTACTTGAATAAAAAAACGAGCAGCAAGGAACAGCTCGTGAACTTCAACTAATGCACGCTTTAGTTGAATAAGCAATTGTACTTTAAATTCAGTTAAAGTTACATATTAATAGATAAATCAATCTATAAATTTATCCAATGTAACTATATAATTTATTTCAAGGAGTTCCTTATTTAATTCTTTTATAAAATCTTTTACTGCCTTTACCAATGAGTTTGTTTCAATGTATTCATCCGATTCAAAAATTTGCCAAATTGAATAAATGAACCAGTATTCATCAGCTGTATATTTAAAATTAATAATTGCCTCATTATGATCAATTGTCTCGTAGTCCATATTTTCTCTAAGTCCACTTTGAATCTTTTGAATCCATTTACCCAATTGGAT from Arthrobacter citreus encodes the following:
- a CDS encoding phage tail protein is translated as MIKILNKSLKTIARLENAYGISYEKTFNQLWTADFTLPFDDPKRKHCESLNYVEVENDGKYIGLFRIIPSLTQKNESNNSITYQMEHVLATLLDDVLFQYNQLSGYTTKQALVQLINNQTTKHWQIGQVDFARGFDYSWENENLLSAIFSIPTPFDVPYQWTWDTTYCPWTLNLVEPESTVTCEIRQGKNLRGIEIEEDPTVIFNRIYGLGNGEGVNQLTFQKINNGLPYVQDSASIAKYGLRSYIFVDKRFEDAESLLATCNGLLESWKLPKLTIRGSAADISKITGSRIDQLNMGKIVRLIHSDLGVIEQRILKESKSDMTGNPGDVQLEIANLTDDISTSTTDLERRQQINELYSQGATNIDSHNYTDNCDQDNPAVIRFYLPDDLVNVNELKLYYETDNFRTYGKATKGGGGTTQTSSSGGGTSTTTSSGGGTTATTSAKTFVQLNVISGVPQNAVGTANYGNHLHEVQIPGSPFTHDHSVTIPNHSHSVTIPNHSHELTIPNHTHDIQHGIYKLPDLPTNVDVKVDGNTLPNKDISGSDIDLIPYLSKDSDGKINRGQWHEVTITPNNLGRINANIISRLFIQSRVGGTY
- a CDS encoding right-handed parallel beta-helix repeat-containing protein, whose protein sequence is MSDSPIQLIPRSASLRQTYPLLNQAITKVNAFQDQLNTIVIEGDSSVEAAQARIDENGNTHTTLKERLDEQSTLVNEKLTNLEELVSTADLTGFVDFVISVKSLGAKGDGVTDDTTAIRNAFLYAKTNGSVKLYFPKGTYLISNYIQVYKNTTVEFHPKAIVKRIGSYFKMFANGPIGDASYASGGYNGDGNIHFIGGTFDLNCQEGTLYPLATTQTVVFFDLGHAENITFTEITVKNGQVGHYFQVSSCKNIRFRRCVLGDVNYTDTSSANFELIQIEVATASSFPSFGSYDLTISRDIYIEDCVFKNVIRAVGTHSDAQYGTADTIFCENINITNNVFDTSYDNMLNLTGEKYATVENNIIMNAGSYGISLYKTEDSSIKGNTILNAQKSGLLLDTSHNNKFSKNIYKEVGISTSANYAANRIISSNNNTFDDDTITAITPKYNNAWYSSGSSIGNKIVSHNYKKGTTSVISGSDTTEIDNIKIGAGQTVLFDGDLATNGASATLSQDIKNFNFLIVMANDNSSATASMVSTTVPKVAIITGTTSRFRIVCDDSAAADRIDFSFPTTTSIQADTVSGTSHIRKVIGII
- a CDS encoding phage holin family protein, with the protein product MEGITSISLVSIVGNYWYIAIAMILFDIITGYLAAAAEKKINSSVNYIGMIRKVGLFVTLAFMVFMDTYTASKGYLIKIGVGLIMAYEGTSIIENLSRIGIDIRFLTKYFDKNKVNKKGE